Proteins co-encoded in one Rattus rattus isolate New Zealand chromosome 5, Rrattus_CSIRO_v1, whole genome shotgun sequence genomic window:
- the Prokr2 gene encoding prokineticin receptor 2 codes for MVSVLSNRDLHTLAPTEVLNSTWAYLPDIYQRTCHIINMGDQNGNTSFAPDLNPPQDHVSLLPLNYSYSDYDVPLDDDEDVTKTQTFFAAKIVIGVALAGIMLVCGVGNFVFIAALARYKKLRNLTNLLIANLAISDFLVAIVCCPFEMDYYVVRQLSWEHGHVLCASVNYLRTVSLYVSTNALLAIAIDRYLAIVHPLKPRMNYQTASFLIALVWMVSILIAIPSAYFTTETILVIVKNQEKLFCGQIWPVDQQLYYKSYFLFVFGLEFVGPVVTMTLCYARISQELWFKAVPGFQTEQIRKRLRCRRKTVLLLMGILTAYVLCWAPFYGFTIVRDFFPTLIVKEKHYLTAFYVVECIAMSNSMINTICFVTVKNNTMKYFKKMLLLHWRPSHYGSKSSADLDLKTSGVPATEEVDCIRLK; via the exons ATGGTATCAGTTCTGTCCAACAGGGACCTCCACACACTGGCCCCAACTGAAGTGCTGAACTCCACGTGGGCGTATCTCCCTGACATATACCAGCGTACCTGCCACATCATCAACATGGGAGACCAGAACGGAAACACAAGCTTTGCCCCAGACTTGAACCCACCCCAAGACCACGTCTCCTTGCTCCCCTTAAACTACAGTTATAGTGATTATGACGTCCCCCTGGATGACGATGAGGATGTGACCAAGACACAGACCTTCTTTGCAGCCAAAATCGTCATTGGCGTAGCCCTGGCAGGCATCATGCTAGTCTGCGGCGTTGGCAACTTTGTCTTCATTGCTGCCCTCGCCCGCTACAAGAAGCTGCGCAACCTTACCAACCTCCTCATCGCTAACCTGGCCATCTCTGACTTCCTGGTGGCGATCGTCTGCTGCCCCTTTGAGATGGACTACTACGTAGTACGTCAGCTTTCCTGGGAGCATGGTCACGTGCTTTGTGCCTCCGTCAACTACCTTCGTACCGTCTCCCTGTACGTCTCCACCAATGCTCTGCTGGCCATCGCTATTGACAG ATATCTCGCTATTGTCCACCCCTTGAAACCACGGATGAATTACCAGACCGCCTCCTTCCTGATCGCTTTGGTCTGGATGGTCTCCATCCTCATCGCCATCCCATCTGCCTACTTCACCACAGAAACCATCCTCGTTATCGTCAAGAATCAGGAAAAGCTCTTCTGTGGTCAGATCTGGCCCGTGGACCAGCAGCTCTACTACAAATCCTACTTCCTCTTCGTCTTCGGGCTTGAGTTCGTGGGTCCCGTTGTCACTATGACCCTGTGCTATGCCAGGatctcccaggagctctggttcAAGGCTGTACCTGGCTTCCAGACGGAGCAGATCCGCAAGCGGCTGCGCTGCCGCCGGAAGACAGTGCTATTGCTCATGGGTATCCTCACAGCCTACGTGCTGTGCTGGGCGCCTTTCTATGGCTTTACCATAGTGCGAGACTTCTTTCCCACGCTGATTGTGAAGGAGAAGCACTACCTCACCGCCTTCTATGTCGTCGAGTGCATTGCCATGAGCAACAGCATGATCAATACTATATGCTTCGTGACAGTCAAGAACAACACCATGAAATACTTCAAGAAGATGCTGCTGCTGCACTGGCGGCCCTCTCACTACGGGAGTAAGTCCAGCGCGGACCTCGACCTCAAAACCAGTGGGGTTCCTGCCACCGAAGAGGTGGACTGTATCAGGCTAAAGTAG